A window of the Sandaracinaceae bacterium genome harbors these coding sequences:
- a CDS encoding DUF5110 domain-containing protein, producing the protein MTKSPTKLDGSTWLLGVSALLLAGCGSAGKVPEHQPGLLDDGVARFLPDGVMPEELFPSFALEEPRYPTGPVPEGWGPAPVFSVEGPSESPTHVVHVAIAPGTDLYGTGEVVGPLLRNGARTQVWTEMPNFMSGENGIRYDDTYLNLYQAHPWVLAVRADGTAFGVLADTTRRAWIDLSDGIRFEAAAPFPVVIVQGATPDEVLRALADLTGHMDMPARWTLGHQQSRFSYSTQAEMLAIGEELREHNIPTDVLWLDGAYMETYKLFTFDEERFPDAVGMIDDLHAMDYRVVPIFDPGVRLEEDFPLYQEAVSQGLLLMNQDGNEYRSVVWNYRNAFPDFSQRATREWWTRHMSTFVRSSGFDGIWDDLNEPVVYDLVRGWYPPETVVALGDERYPAGTHAQFHNVYALQQLAASEAAFRDAYPDRRPFLLTRSNYIGGQRHSATWTGDNTSTWEHLHWSIAMIANLGLSGQPFSGADVGGFFVEANGMWDPTLFAHWIGIGVFYPFCRNHSAGLDDPFTSMFGGPTHHAWDFGPEIERVYREAVERRYRLLPYFYTAMRAAAVEGAPVFRPVFFASPGEARLRGEDRAFLFGADLLIVPQWPGGVLGDDSPLALPDGFDHEITLVGEDPDQDAAHPHIRLRNGAIVPTGVVGQTTAYDPTSALDLYLALGEDGTAQGTLYEDEGEGHGHLEGEYRVITLRAETVGGQVVVTLERSDGEMDLPVRVVRAHLYGDGGVTTATGMTDRVELTTSAP; encoded by the coding sequence ATGACCAAGTCACCCACGAAGCTTGACGGCAGCACCTGGCTGCTCGGCGTGTCGGCCCTGCTGCTGGCCGGCTGCGGCTCGGCCGGTAAGGTCCCCGAACACCAACCGGGTCTGCTCGACGACGGCGTCGCGCGCTTCCTGCCGGACGGAGTGATGCCCGAAGAGCTGTTCCCGTCCTTCGCGCTCGAGGAGCCGCGCTATCCCACGGGGCCAGTCCCCGAGGGCTGGGGGCCCGCCCCCGTGTTCTCGGTGGAGGGTCCGAGCGAGAGCCCGACCCACGTCGTCCACGTTGCCATCGCGCCCGGCACGGACCTCTACGGAACGGGCGAGGTCGTTGGACCCCTGCTGCGCAACGGCGCCCGCACACAGGTCTGGACCGAGATGCCCAACTTCATGAGCGGCGAGAACGGCATCCGCTACGACGACACCTACCTCAACCTGTATCAGGCGCACCCGTGGGTCCTGGCCGTCCGCGCCGATGGCACCGCCTTCGGCGTGCTGGCCGACACCACGCGGCGTGCTTGGATCGACCTCTCGGACGGCATCCGCTTCGAGGCTGCAGCTCCATTCCCCGTGGTGATCGTCCAGGGGGCGACTCCCGACGAGGTCCTGCGAGCGCTGGCGGACCTCACGGGCCACATGGACATGCCCGCTCGCTGGACCCTCGGTCACCAACAGAGCCGCTTCTCGTACTCGACCCAGGCCGAGATGCTGGCGATCGGAGAGGAGCTTCGGGAGCACAACATCCCGACCGACGTCCTCTGGTTGGATGGCGCCTACATGGAGACCTACAAGCTCTTCACCTTCGACGAGGAGAGGTTCCCCGACGCGGTGGGCATGATCGACGATCTCCACGCGATGGACTACCGGGTGGTGCCCATCTTCGACCCGGGGGTCCGCCTCGAAGAGGACTTCCCGTTGTATCAGGAGGCCGTCAGCCAAGGTCTGTTGCTGATGAACCAAGACGGCAACGAGTACAGGTCCGTGGTCTGGAACTATCGCAACGCGTTTCCCGACTTCAGCCAGCGCGCCACGCGCGAGTGGTGGACGCGCCACATGAGCACGTTCGTGCGGTCCAGTGGGTTCGATGGGATCTGGGACGACCTGAACGAACCGGTCGTCTACGACCTCGTTCGAGGGTGGTACCCGCCCGAGACCGTCGTCGCGCTCGGAGACGAGCGCTACCCGGCAGGGACCCACGCGCAGTTTCACAACGTCTATGCGCTCCAACAGCTCGCGGCGTCCGAAGCCGCGTTCCGCGACGCCTATCCCGACCGCCGTCCGTTCCTCCTCACGCGCTCCAACTACATCGGTGGTCAGCGGCACTCGGCGACGTGGACGGGGGACAACACCTCGACGTGGGAGCACCTGCACTGGTCCATCGCGATGATCGCCAACCTGGGGCTCTCTGGGCAGCCGTTCTCGGGGGCCGATGTGGGTGGGTTCTTCGTCGAGGCGAACGGGATGTGGGATCCCACACTGTTCGCGCACTGGATCGGTATCGGGGTGTTCTACCCGTTCTGTCGCAACCACTCGGCGGGCCTGGACGACCCGTTCACGTCGATGTTCGGCGGTCCAACGCACCACGCCTGGGACTTCGGCCCCGAGATCGAGCGGGTCTATCGCGAAGCCGTCGAGCGGCGCTACCGGCTCTTGCCCTACTTCTACACCGCCATGCGCGCCGCGGCGGTGGAGGGCGCGCCGGTGTTCCGCCCAGTGTTCTTCGCGTCGCCAGGGGAAGCACGTCTGCGCGGCGAGGACCGCGCGTTCCTCTTCGGCGCAGACCTGCTGATCGTGCCGCAGTGGCCCGGCGGAGTGTTGGGGGACGACTCGCCGCTCGCCCTCCCGGACGGCTTCGATCACGAGATCACGCTGGTCGGAGAGGATCCCGACCAGGATGCGGCGCACCCGCACATCCGCCTCCGGAACGGCGCGATCGTGCCCACCGGCGTCGTCGGGCAGACCACGGCCTACGACCCGACGTCCGCGCTCGACCTGTACCTCGCGCTGGGCGAGGACGGGACGGCACAGGGGACGCTCTACGAAGACGAGGGCGAAGGCCACGGCCACCTGGAAGGTGAGTACCGGGTCATCACGCTGCGCGCCGAGACGGTGGGTGGGCAGGTGGTCGTGACGCTCGAGCGCAGCGATGGCGAGATGGACCTCCCGGTGCGTGTCGTGCGAGCGCACCTCTACGGCGACGGAGGCGTGACGACCGCCACGGGCATGACGGACCGCGTGGAGCTCACGACGAGCGCGCCGTGA
- a CDS encoding helix-turn-helix domain-containing protein has translation MESSVPAFEHPTSRRRHAALLRWSGYPNKVLRHRHERAAEFGFVTQGTGEYTLGDDSVALVPGRLFYIPPGTAHGSSGVDERMHCWVLSLPLDRFDRSVTAGRGVSSVATQLRPEQARRLARMLTDLVDEPDDEAFDLGAEYVAASVLAALSSRPSRASEPPVPEAVEKAARLLREEVEDGPHLTLDALARRCGVSRSRLTELFRTNEGMSIVQFRNRERLERCLSLYTERPDQGMTRAAFDAGFGSYSQFYRTFCDVIGCTPTAYARSLSSPDARPSVYPPATRAGGRTP, from the coding sequence ATGGAGTCCTCCGTACCCGCATTCGAGCACCCGACGAGCCGACGACGTCACGCCGCGCTCCTGCGATGGAGCGGCTACCCGAACAAGGTCCTGCGGCACCGCCACGAGCGCGCCGCCGAGTTCGGGTTCGTCACGCAGGGTACCGGGGAGTACACGCTCGGAGACGACTCCGTCGCGCTCGTCCCCGGGCGGCTCTTTTACATCCCGCCCGGGACGGCTCACGGGTCTTCCGGGGTTGACGAGCGCATGCACTGCTGGGTGCTCTCGCTCCCGCTCGACCGCTTCGACCGCTCGGTGACGGCCGGGCGGGGCGTCTCCAGCGTCGCGACGCAGCTGCGTCCCGAGCAAGCGCGTCGGCTCGCGCGCATGCTCACGGACCTGGTCGACGAGCCCGACGACGAAGCCTTCGACCTGGGCGCGGAGTACGTGGCGGCGAGCGTGTTGGCGGCGCTGTCCAGCAGGCCGTCACGGGCGAGTGAACCCCCCGTGCCCGAGGCGGTCGAGAAGGCGGCGCGCCTACTGCGGGAAGAGGTCGAGGACGGCCCGCACCTGACGTTGGATGCGTTGGCGAGGCGCTGTGGGGTGAGCCGCAGCCGGCTGACCGAGCTGTTCCGCACCAACGAGGGCATGAGCATCGTGCAGTTCCGCAACCGCGAGCGGCTCGAGCGCTGCCTTTCGCTCTACACGGAGCGCCCCGACCAGGGAATGACGCGCGCGGCGTTCGACGCAGGCTTCGGCAGCTACTCGCAGTTCTACCGTACGTTCTGCGATGTCATCGGTTGTACGCCCACCGCCTACGCGCGCAGCCTCTCGTCCCCGGACGCGCGCCCGAGTGTGTACCCGCCGGCTACTCGCGCGGGCGGCCGTACTCCGTAG
- a CDS encoding AraC family transcriptional regulator ligand-binding domain-containing protein → MRTLSGRLALPLLVQLKRDGHDVAALLERLHLDHDELRSFGGRITLDAWLDLRQAGIDATGDSTFPLRAALGLDRESFPLGFYLMGTQATLRDGYQFVRPYIPIIMSGLEVNLVPDGDHSYVDFVQDGEPLGPPAFAEYLVAIVIALGRWLTPDAPPPTEVVLAHRWPRHSDDMAQLLGAPVRYFGGAVRMVFPGARMNTPIQGADPHLGQLLAQKADEQARSMVTTARMRDRARHYLSRHLEGHEPTVQELAEALRVTERTLRRKLRSEGTSPRELLDEVRHERALALLEEGRRSLDEIAYVLGFSGASAFRRAFRRWTGVAPTEYGRPRE, encoded by the coding sequence GTGCGTACGCTCTCCGGTCGACTGGCGCTGCCGCTTCTGGTCCAGCTAAAACGCGATGGGCACGACGTCGCGGCCCTCCTCGAGCGGCTGCACTTGGACCACGACGAGCTGCGCTCCTTCGGCGGTCGCATCACCCTCGACGCTTGGCTCGACCTGCGCCAGGCCGGGATCGACGCGACGGGCGACAGTACGTTTCCCCTGCGCGCGGCGCTGGGGCTCGACCGCGAGTCGTTTCCCCTCGGCTTCTACCTGATGGGGACGCAGGCCACCCTCCGCGACGGATACCAGTTCGTGCGCCCGTACATCCCGATCATCATGTCGGGTCTCGAGGTGAACCTCGTCCCGGACGGTGACCACTCGTACGTCGACTTCGTGCAAGACGGTGAGCCGCTGGGCCCACCGGCTTTCGCCGAGTACCTGGTCGCCATCGTCATCGCGCTGGGACGCTGGCTGACGCCTGACGCGCCGCCTCCCACCGAGGTCGTGCTGGCGCACCGCTGGCCACGGCACAGCGACGACATGGCGCAGCTGCTGGGCGCGCCAGTGCGCTACTTCGGCGGCGCCGTGCGCATGGTATTCCCGGGCGCGCGCATGAACACCCCCATTCAAGGCGCGGACCCACACCTCGGGCAGCTCCTGGCGCAGAAGGCGGACGAGCAGGCGCGCAGCATGGTCACCACGGCGCGCATGCGCGATCGCGCGCGGCACTATCTGTCACGCCACCTCGAGGGGCACGAGCCCACCGTCCAAGAGCTGGCCGAGGCGCTGCGCGTCACCGAGCGGACCCTCCGTCGCAAGCTCCGCAGCGAAGGGACGAGCCCTCGTGAGCTGCTGGACGAGGTGCGGCACGAGCGGGCGCTCGCGCTGCTGGAGGAGGGTCGCAGGTCGCTGGACGAGATCGCCTACGTGCTGGGCTTCAGCGGCGCGAGCGCCTTCCGCCGCGCGTTCCGCCGCTGGACGGGGGTGGCACCTACGGAGTACGGCCGCCCGCGCGAGTAG
- a CDS encoding pyrimidine/purine nucleoside phosphorylase encodes MLQHNSYFEGQVQSVGFERQGRRQSVGVIAPGQYHFGTDAAERMTVVGGALEVRLDGTDAFVLYPAGTYFEVGPKSGFDVRASGPSAYLCEYL; translated from the coding sequence ATGCTTCAGCACAACAGCTACTTCGAGGGTCAGGTCCAGAGCGTGGGGTTCGAGCGGCAGGGTCGCCGTCAGTCCGTGGGCGTCATCGCCCCCGGGCAGTACCACTTCGGCACGGACGCCGCGGAGCGGATGACCGTCGTCGGAGGTGCGCTCGAGGTGCGGCTGGACGGGACGGACGCGTTCGTGCTCTACCCGGCGGGGACGTACTTCGAGGTCGGCCCGAAGAGCGGCTTCGACGTGCGCGCCAGCGGGCCCAGCGCGTACCTCTGCGAGTACCTCTGA
- a CDS encoding DUF2914 domain-containing protein translates to MSGLRGCLLAGVRGCLLAGLLASAPGCTDPVEDAHQEGASQPGADRTEARNAGAPPAPRGAGTTTRERRTSSPTAPDTVAADVAAGLADGGMDEEPPTVPAPATSSETGAAAGAGAPTPPSSEPSEYIRPVIQDEFLEGVRILRFALAEDVIEREPVMISSRFRHNSGPMHVFLEVANQTADDVTLLVGFRRASDQRRGGGVSLTVPPSPRYRTRARANTRRAPGEWVCEVMDERQRVLVTQRFFIVPDPNAATATTDE, encoded by the coding sequence GTGAGTGGCCTCCGGGGTTGCCTGCTGGCTGGCGTCCGGGGTTGCCTGCTGGCGGGCCTCCTGGCTTCCGCACCGGGCTGCACCGACCCCGTCGAAGACGCACACCAAGAGGGTGCGTCCCAGCCGGGCGCGGACCGCACGGAGGCACGCAACGCTGGCGCGCCGCCCGCCCCTCGTGGTGCCGGCACGACCACGCGCGAGCGGCGGACCTCATCACCGACCGCACCGGACACCGTCGCCGCGGACGTCGCGGCGGGCCTGGCAGATGGTGGGATGGACGAGGAGCCGCCGACAGTACCGGCGCCCGCCACCAGCTCGGAGACCGGCGCCGCAGCGGGCGCAGGAGCCCCCACGCCCCCATCGTCCGAGCCGAGTGAGTACATCCGCCCCGTCATCCAGGACGAGTTCTTGGAGGGCGTGCGCATCCTGCGGTTCGCGCTGGCCGAGGACGTGATCGAGCGCGAGCCGGTGATGATCTCGAGCCGCTTTCGCCACAACTCTGGCCCCATGCACGTGTTCCTCGAGGTCGCGAACCAGACCGCCGACGACGTGACCTTGCTGGTCGGCTTCCGGCGGGCCAGCGACCAACGTCGCGGGGGCGGCGTCTCCCTGACCGTGCCGCCGTCGCCGCGCTACCGCACCCGCGCGCGCGCGAACACGCGTCGGGCGCCGGGCGAGTGGGTGTGCGAGGTCATGGACGAGCGCCAGCGCGTACTGGTGACCCAGCGCTTCTTCATCGTGCCCGACCCGAACGCGGCGACCGCCACGACGGACGAGTGA
- a CDS encoding ABC transporter permease, with protein MAYSLDIGIRYLRSKKRATISLITTISIAGVALGVAALLAVLSITSGFQQQFRDKVLGVNAHVLVLKYGLDFHEYREVIERCQEQPEVVGVGPFLINQMMLAKGDRLSTVLVKGVDPEAMVSVLDLPSQIIAGTLEGLRLEGAAPPLRPEDLRNPDLPYWRALMVPERDSTSDDAAADAGGGESASDVTSPSPPGTDEQPGAPLRSTSDGTSGTPAEPAPRATPLPGSVASPSAVEALLNGLDETDLALPDDDDAFIEVADDDLGDDAVTGPLPGLVIGATLAETMGIEVGDRVQLISPLSGSAVSSWSAPDEPRTPQSRPFRVIAIFQAGFQEYDSRLVYGDLFEVQAFLGQGDSVTGVEMRLRDLERSAAVARHLERTLEGPFHTMDWAELNRPLFTALELQKIMLSLVIATIIWVAAFNVIATLIMIVIEKKREIAILKAMGASDGTVLSIFMVQGTVIGLVGTIAGLALGGAIVTYLSTFRFALDPRVYLIDHLPVVVTASEFVLTAVIALGICMLSTLAPSWWAARMLPVEGLRHE; from the coding sequence ATGGCCTACAGCCTCGACATCGGCATTCGCTACCTGCGCTCCAAGAAGCGCGCGACCATCTCGCTGATCACCACGATCAGCATCGCGGGGGTCGCGCTCGGGGTCGCTGCGCTCCTCGCCGTGCTGAGCATCACGAGCGGCTTCCAACAGCAGTTTCGCGACAAGGTGCTGGGCGTCAACGCGCACGTGTTGGTGCTCAAGTACGGGCTCGACTTCCACGAGTACCGCGAGGTCATCGAGCGCTGCCAGGAGCAGCCCGAGGTGGTGGGAGTGGGTCCGTTCCTCATCAACCAGATGATGCTCGCGAAGGGTGACAGGCTTTCGACCGTGCTGGTCAAGGGCGTGGACCCGGAGGCGATGGTGTCCGTGCTGGACCTCCCCAGCCAGATCATCGCTGGCACGCTCGAGGGGCTACGGCTCGAGGGAGCGGCCCCGCCGCTGCGACCCGAGGACCTCCGCAATCCGGACCTGCCGTACTGGCGTGCCCTGATGGTGCCCGAGCGCGACTCCACCTCCGACGACGCGGCGGCCGACGCGGGTGGGGGAGAGTCCGCCTCTGACGTGACCTCGCCCAGCCCGCCAGGCACGGACGAGCAGCCCGGCGCCCCGCTACGGAGCACCTCGGACGGGACGAGCGGCACCCCTGCCGAGCCAGCTCCGCGGGCGACGCCGCTGCCTGGGAGCGTGGCGAGCCCCAGCGCGGTCGAGGCGCTGTTGAACGGCCTCGACGAGACGGACCTGGCCCTCCCCGACGACGACGACGCCTTCATCGAGGTGGCCGACGACGACCTCGGAGACGACGCCGTGACAGGGCCGCTGCCGGGGCTGGTGATCGGCGCCACGCTGGCCGAGACGATGGGCATCGAGGTCGGCGACCGTGTGCAGCTGATCTCCCCGCTGAGCGGGAGCGCCGTCTCGTCCTGGTCTGCGCCAGATGAGCCGCGTACGCCTCAGAGCCGGCCGTTCCGGGTCATCGCCATCTTCCAGGCGGGGTTCCAAGAGTACGACAGCCGCTTGGTGTACGGCGACCTCTTCGAGGTGCAGGCATTCCTCGGCCAGGGCGACTCCGTCACGGGGGTCGAGATGCGGCTCCGCGACCTCGAGCGCAGCGCGGCGGTCGCCCGTCACCTGGAGCGGACGCTGGAGGGGCCGTTCCACACCATGGACTGGGCCGAGCTGAATCGTCCTTTGTTCACGGCCCTCGAGCTCCAGAAGATCATGCTCAGCCTGGTCATCGCCACCATCATCTGGGTCGCGGCCTTCAACGTGATCGCGACCCTGATCATGATCGTGATCGAGAAGAAGCGTGAGATCGCGATCCTGAAGGCGATGGGGGCGAGCGACGGCACGGTGCTGTCCATCTTCATGGTGCAGGGCACTGTCATCGGACTCGTCGGCACCATCGCCGGGCTCGCGCTCGGCGGCGCCATCGTCACGTATCTCTCCACCTTTCGCTTCGCGCTCGATCCTCGCGTGTACCTGATCGACCACTTGCCGGTCGTCGTGACGGCGAGTGAGTTCGTGCTGACGGCGGTCATCGCGCTCGGCATCTGCATGCTGAGCACCCTCGCGCCGAGCTGGTGGGCGGCGCGCATGCTCCCGGTAGAAGGTCTGCGTCACGAATGA